One Centroberyx gerrardi isolate f3 chromosome 2, fCenGer3.hap1.cur.20231027, whole genome shotgun sequence DNA window includes the following coding sequences:
- the LOC139913641 gene encoding betaine--homocysteine S-methyltransferase 1-like, with amino-acid sequence MAPAGAKKNILQRLDAGEIIIGDGGFVFALEKRGYVKAGPWTPEAAAEHREAVRQLHWEFLRAGSNVMQTFTFYASDDKLENRGNAQRFTGQQINETACDLAREVANEGDAMVAGGVSQTPAYLSCKSENEVKAIFKKQTDVFVQKNVDFLIAEYFEHVEEAEWAVQVLKTTNKPVAATLCIGPEGDLNGVSPGDCAVRLVKAGAQIVGVNCHFDPMTCVKTVKMMKEGVEKARLKAHFMIQPLAYHTPDCNCQGFIDLPEFPFSLEPRTLTRWDMQRYAREAYNAGIRYIGGCCGFEPYHIRALSEELAPERGFLPDASEKHGNWSSGLEMHTKPWVRARYRNYWPFRKPASGQPLCPSMSTPDGWGITKGHVDLMQQKEATSQLQLKALFEKAKTSH; translated from the exons ATGGCACCAGCTGGAGCAAAGAAG AATATCCTGCAGCGTCTGGATGCAGGTGAGATCATCATTGGGGACGGAGGCTTTGTCTTCGCCCTTGAGAAGAGGGGCTACGTGAAGGCTGGACCATGGACCCCCGAGGCAGCTGCCGAGCATCGTGAAGCAG TGCGGCAGCTGCACTGGGAATTCCTCAGGGCAGGATCCAATGTCATGCAGACTTTTACTTTCTATGCAAGCGATGATAAACTGGAGAACAGAGGCAACGCTCAGCGCTTCACT GGGCAGCAAATTAATGAAACAGCTTGTGACCTGGCCAGGGAGGTGGCCAATGAGGGTGATGCTATGGTGGCTGGAGGAGTCTCCCAGACCCCTGCTTACCTCAGCTGCAAGAGTGAGAATGAGGTGAAGGCCATCTTTAAGAAACAGACTGATGTCTTTGTCCAGAAAAATGTGGACTTCTTGATTGCAGAG TACTTTGAGCATGTGGAGGAAGCTGAGTGGGCAGTCCAGGTTTTGAAGACAACCAACAAGCCTGTGGCCGCAACTCTGTGCATTGGACCTGAAGGAGACCTGAATGGAGTCAGCCCCGGGGACTGTGCTGTCAGACTTGTCAAAGCTG GAGCTCAGATTGTGGGGGTGAACTGCCACTTTGACCCCATGACCTGTGTGAAGACCgtgaagatgatgaaggagGGAGTGGAGAAGGCCAGGCTGAAGGCTCACTTCATGATCCAGCCACTGGCCTACCACACTCCCGACTGCAACTGCCAGGGCTTTATTGATCTGCCAGAGTTCCCTTTCA GTCTGGAGCCAAGGACCCTGACAAGATGGGACATGCAGAGATACGCCCGGGAAGCCTACAATGCTGGCATTCGTTACATTGGAGGCTGCTGTGGATTTGAACCCTATCACATCCGCGCCCTGTCTGAGGAGCTGGCACCTGAGAGGGGTTTCTTGCCTGATGCCTCAGAGAAGCATGGCAACTGGAGTAGTGGTCTGGAGATGCACACCAAGCCATGGGTCAGAGCTAGGTACAGAAACTATT GGCCCTTTAGGAAGCCTGCATCTGGCcagcccctctgcccctccatGTCCACCCCTGATGGATGGGGCATTACCAAAGGCCATGTTGACCTGATGCAACAAAAGGAGGCCACCTCCCAGCTTCAGCTGAAGGCGCTCTTTGAGAAGGCCAAGACCAGCCACTGA